One stretch of Halapricum desulfuricans DNA includes these proteins:
- a CDS encoding P-loop NTPase: MTEVYAIAGAKGGVGKTTTSINLGTVLAELDRRVVTMELDLAMANLVDFLDFDADFETATTLHDVLAGRAELGEATYETDSGLTVVPSGTDLEGYADTDLERLPAIIEQLRWEYDAVLLDTPAGLSEETLRPMQLSDRAIIISTPRVSSVRNAQNTIRLAERTETDVFGLVLTKSGTGASPGAMRIAEFLDIDLLGHVPEDEAVPHAQDSGTPVVRSAPQSGAAIAYRKIARKLGDAETDEGETGRDTAVETELDKVATSQTDRSGAITAEPTRSTPDSRRQMDHTRPEATGDPLQGSTDDVSTEDNDTDESAAHDDGREDNASEADADRATDRVGRQAVDDDHGSDVAGKRSIADRFRSLIGL; the protein is encoded by the coding sequence ATGACCGAGGTCTACGCCATCGCGGGCGCGAAAGGCGGCGTCGGCAAGACCACGACGAGTATCAACCTCGGGACCGTACTCGCGGAACTCGATCGGAGAGTTGTCACGATGGAACTGGATCTCGCGATGGCGAACCTCGTGGATTTCCTCGATTTCGACGCCGACTTCGAGACGGCGACAACGCTACACGACGTGCTCGCGGGACGTGCCGAGCTCGGGGAGGCGACCTACGAGACCGATAGCGGATTGACTGTCGTCCCAAGTGGAACTGATCTTGAAGGGTACGCGGACACCGATCTCGAACGTCTCCCGGCGATAATCGAGCAGTTACGCTGGGAGTACGACGCGGTTCTGCTCGACACACCCGCGGGACTGAGCGAGGAGACCCTCCGTCCGATGCAACTCAGCGACAGGGCGATCATCATCTCGACACCGCGGGTGTCGTCGGTTCGAAACGCACAGAACACGATCCGGTTGGCCGAACGGACCGAGACAGATGTATTCGGACTCGTTCTCACCAAGTCCGGGACGGGCGCATCACCGGGCGCGATGCGCATCGCCGAGTTCCTCGACATCGACCTGCTCGGCCACGTCCCGGAGGACGAGGCGGTACCCCACGCTCAGGACAGTGGCACACCGGTCGTCCGCAGCGCGCCCCAGAGCGGGGCGGCAATCGCGTACCGCAAGATCGCCCGGAAACTCGGGGACGCAGAGACCGACGAGGGCGAGACTGGCCGTGACACGGCGGTCGAAACGGAACTCGATAAGGTGGCGACGAGTCAGACCGACCGTAGTGGGGCCATCACGGCGGAGCCGACGCGGTCCACCCCTGACAGCCGCCGTCAGATGGATCACACGCGGCCAGAAGCGACTGGAGACCCGCTACAGGGATCGACAGACGACGTATCTACAGAAGACAACGACACTGACGAGTCGGCGGCCCACGACGACGGGAGGGAAGACAACGCGAGCGAAGCAGACGCTGACCGAGCGACAGACAGAGTGGGGCGACAGGCGGTCGACGACGACCACGGCTCCGATGTCGCCGGAAAGAGATCGATTGCGGACCGGTTCCGGTCGCTTATCGGTCTGTGA
- the rbcL gene encoding type III ribulose-bisphosphate carboxylase: protein MAGISYEDFLDRDYEPRDDDLVCRFAVRPAEGLDLEAVAGRVASESSNGTWARLQVEGSITDLSARAFEIEDGRVSVAYPDALFEHGNMAQVLSCIAGNIMGMKAVERIRLLDCEWPEALASSFPGPQYGSAVREEIFGVEDRPITASVPKPKVGLSTAQHAQIGYEIWTGGVDLLKDDENLTDQSFNPFEERLTESLAMRDRAEEETGEPKSYLVNVTAPGSEMLERVDLAAEHGCEYVMVDVVTAGWSSVQQVRERAADLGLAIHAHRAMHAAFDRVPEHGVSMRVLAQVARLAGVDQLHTGTAGLGKLENEDTNGINEWLRSDLHGLADVLPVASGGLHPGLVPELLDALGTNLAVQVGGGIHGHPEGSHAGAKAFRAAVDAAVEGRPLDAAAQETPELATALEAWGREGTR, encoded by the coding sequence ATGGCTGGCATCAGCTACGAGGACTTCCTGGATCGGGACTACGAACCGCGCGATGACGACCTCGTCTGCCGGTTCGCGGTCCGGCCGGCCGAGGGACTGGATCTGGAGGCCGTCGCGGGCCGGGTCGCCTCGGAGAGTTCAAACGGGACGTGGGCACGACTGCAGGTGGAAGGGTCGATCACTGACCTGAGCGCACGCGCGTTCGAGATCGAGGACGGGCGTGTCAGCGTCGCCTATCCCGACGCGCTGTTCGAGCACGGTAACATGGCGCAGGTCCTGTCGTGTATCGCGGGTAACATCATGGGGATGAAGGCCGTCGAGCGGATCCGCCTGCTGGACTGTGAGTGGCCCGAGGCGCTGGCGAGCAGTTTCCCCGGGCCGCAGTACGGATCGGCGGTACGGGAGGAGATCTTCGGCGTCGAGGACCGGCCGATCACCGCCAGCGTCCCGAAACCGAAGGTCGGGCTCTCGACCGCCCAGCACGCGCAGATCGGCTACGAGATCTGGACCGGCGGCGTGGACCTGCTCAAAGACGACGAGAACCTCACCGATCAGTCGTTCAACCCGTTCGAGGAACGGCTGACCGAGAGCCTGGCGATGCGGGACCGCGCCGAGGAGGAGACCGGCGAGCCCAAGAGCTATCTGGTGAACGTGACCGCGCCGGGGTCGGAGATGCTCGAGCGGGTCGATCTGGCGGCCGAGCACGGCTGTGAGTACGTGATGGTCGACGTGGTGACGGCGGGCTGGAGCAGCGTTCAGCAGGTCCGCGAGCGGGCGGCGGACCTCGGGCTGGCGATCCACGCCCACCGGGCGATGCACGCGGCGTTCGATCGCGTCCCCGAACACGGCGTCTCGATGCGCGTGCTCGCACAGGTCGCTCGACTCGCGGGCGTCGATCAACTGCACACCGGGACCGCGGGACTGGGCAAGCTCGAAAACGAGGACACGAACGGGATCAACGAATGGCTTCGCTCGGACCTGCACGGCCTCGCTGACGTGTTGCCGGTCGCGTCCGGCGGGCTCCATCCCGGACTCGTCCCGGAGTTGCTCGACGCGCTCGGGACGAACCTCGCGGTGCAGGTCGGCGGCGGCATCCACGGCCACCCGGAGGGGAGCCACGCGGGCGCGAAGGCGTTCAGAGCCGCTGTCGACGCCGCCGTCGAGGGACGACCGCTCGACGCTGCCGCCCAGGAGACGCCCGAACTCGCCACGGCGCTGGAAGCGTGGGGGCGAGAGGGGACTCGATAG